The following coding sequences are from one Bradyrhizobium sp. WSM471 window:
- a CDS encoding thermonuclease family protein codes for MLRKFLIALSLLGLSLPGLLSPAEAADITGTAKVRAGDAVVIGNTRIRLGGIDAPAVDQLCLNNKGERWTCGIAARDELAKYADGKSWVCHARSIDRRGRTVARCDVGGEDIQKWLVRTGWALAYTRMSHDYEADEKAAREAKAGMWQGAFIAPWDWRVRNKKTTILGATKPPDGAHAILLASASGPIAPSPDCTIKGNVNTAGECIYHRPTSRWYAQIKMKISKGTRWFCSVEEAEDAGCRETKR; via the coding sequence ATGTTGCGAAAATTCCTGATTGCGCTGTCATTGCTTGGCTTGTCCTTGCCCGGCTTGCTGTCGCCGGCTGAGGCCGCCGACATCACCGGCACCGCGAAGGTTCGCGCCGGCGACGCCGTGGTGATCGGCAACACGCGGATCAGGCTCGGCGGCATCGACGCGCCCGCGGTCGATCAGCTCTGCCTCAACAACAAGGGCGAGCGCTGGACCTGCGGCATCGCGGCCCGCGACGAGCTCGCCAAATACGCCGACGGCAAGAGCTGGGTCTGCCATGCAAGGTCGATCGACCGGCGCGGCCGCACCGTGGCGCGCTGCGATGTCGGCGGTGAAGATATCCAGAAATGGCTGGTGCGCACAGGCTGGGCGCTGGCCTACACCCGCATGTCGCACGACTACGAGGCGGACGAGAAGGCCGCGCGGGAGGCCAAGGCCGGCATGTGGCAGGGCGCCTTCATCGCGCCCTGGGACTGGCGCGTGCGCAACAAGAAGACCACCATCCTCGGCGCCACCAAGCCGCCCGACGGCGCGCATGCGATCCTGCTCGCTTCGGCGTCGGGGCCCATCGCGCCCTCGCCGGACTGCACCATCAAGGGCAACGTCAACACCGCCGGCGAGTGCATCTATCACCGGCCGACCAGCCGCTGGTATGCGCAGATCAAGATGAAGATCAGCAAGGGCACGCGCTGGTTCTGCTCGGTGGAGGAAGCCGAAGATGCGGGCTGCCGCGAGACTAAGAGATAG
- a CDS encoding efflux RND transporter periplasmic adaptor subunit — MRSLPARSVSRHLVALTGLVLLSAQPAAADDDAPKGPAVTVLKVAKSCFSDIVEGTGTIIAREASSVRPERPGLKVTEVLAEAGDTTTAGQVLARLALPEGGTLQVTAPVAGVIATSTAQIGNLASAKGEALFTIVARSEYDLVALVATSDMRKLAVNQVASVRIAGAGDIDGKVRRIGPTVEPNIQQGMVYIGISSQKRLLLNASGRALIKSGQSCNVAVPLTSVQYSSAGTVVQVIRRNRVETKRVEVGLMSGGNIEIRDGLNEGDIVVARAGALLREGDPVRTVMAAEAAK; from the coding sequence ATGCGTTCATTGCCTGCGCGTTCTGTTTCCAGACATCTCGTTGCGCTCACCGGACTGGTGTTGCTGTCGGCCCAGCCCGCTGCCGCCGATGACGACGCGCCCAAGGGCCCGGCGGTCACGGTGCTGAAGGTCGCAAAATCCTGTTTCTCCGACATCGTCGAGGGCACCGGCACCATCATCGCGCGCGAGGCAAGCTCGGTGCGGCCGGAGCGACCCGGCCTGAAGGTGACGGAGGTGCTGGCGGAAGCCGGCGACACCACCACCGCAGGCCAGGTGCTGGCGCGGCTGGCGCTGCCCGAGGGCGGCACGCTTCAGGTCACCGCCCCCGTGGCAGGCGTGATCGCAACGTCGACCGCGCAGATCGGCAACCTCGCCTCCGCCAAGGGCGAGGCGCTGTTCACGATCGTGGCGCGCAGCGAGTACGATCTGGTCGCCCTCGTCGCGACCAGCGATATGCGCAAGCTCGCGGTCAACCAGGTGGCGAGCGTGCGCATCGCCGGCGCCGGCGATATCGACGGCAAGGTGCGCCGCATCGGCCCGACGGTCGAGCCGAACATCCAGCAGGGCATGGTCTATATCGGCATCTCCTCGCAGAAACGCCTGTTGCTGAATGCGAGCGGCCGTGCGCTGATCAAGTCGGGCCAGAGCTGCAACGTCGCGGTGCCGCTGACATCGGTGCAGTATTCCTCCGCCGGCACCGTCGTTCAGGTGATCCGCCGCAACCGCGTCGAGACCAAGCGCGTCGAGGTCGGACTGATGTCGGGCGGAAATATCGAGATTCGCGACGGCCTCAACGAAGGCGACATCGTCGTCGCCCGCGCCGGCGCGCTGCTGCGCGAAGGCGATCCGGTGCGCACCGTGATGGCCGCGGAAGCGGCGAAGTAG
- a CDS encoding MBOAT family protein, whose protein sequence is MLFNSYPFILLFLPAALAGYFWLGRRSNLAPVIWLAAASLAFYAIGNWQFVALLLISIAFNYGIGHLLIVAKLAPSQRKAALALGVAGDLLVLGVFKYAGFVAENVNALTGTHFAVHILLPVGISFYTFTQIAFLVDAWRGQVAAYALPHYALFVTYFPHLIAGPILHHKDMIPQFEREETKHPHAHLILCGIIIFAIGLFKKTCLADGIQPLVALAFEARAPSFDQAWLGALAYTFQLYFDFSGYSDMAIGISLMFGIFLPVNFNSPYKASSIVEFWRRWHMTLSHFLRDYLYIPLGGNRRGRVLRYVNLMLTMLLGGLWHGAAWTFVVWGALHGAYLCINHAFNALVPNVPKLLARPTRVAGAVLTFLAVVVAWVFFRAERVDWALRILNAMADPSNIVFGREEIAASVMVAIYAALVWLAPNTQGIMGYDHANRRVGEGLMAGRMRPLVLYGASLVLAFGILGIQSHSEFIYFRF, encoded by the coding sequence ATGCTGTTCAATTCCTATCCGTTCATCCTGCTGTTCCTGCCGGCCGCGCTGGCGGGCTATTTCTGGCTGGGGCGGCGCAGCAATCTGGCCCCGGTGATCTGGCTGGCGGCGGCCTCGCTCGCCTTCTATGCCATCGGCAATTGGCAATTCGTGGCCCTGTTGCTGATCTCGATCGCCTTCAACTATGGCATTGGCCATCTCCTCATCGTGGCGAAGCTTGCTCCGTCGCAGCGAAAGGCCGCACTTGCCCTCGGCGTCGCCGGCGATCTCCTGGTGCTCGGCGTCTTCAAATATGCCGGCTTCGTCGCGGAGAACGTCAATGCGTTGACCGGCACGCATTTCGCGGTCCACATCCTGCTGCCGGTCGGCATCTCCTTCTACACCTTTACCCAGATCGCGTTCCTAGTTGACGCCTGGCGCGGGCAGGTCGCGGCCTACGCGCTGCCGCACTACGCGCTGTTCGTGACCTACTTTCCGCATCTGATCGCGGGGCCGATCCTTCACCACAAGGACATGATCCCGCAATTCGAACGGGAGGAAACCAAGCACCCGCATGCGCATCTGATCCTGTGCGGAATCATCATCTTCGCAATCGGCCTGTTCAAGAAGACATGCCTCGCCGACGGCATCCAGCCGCTCGTCGCGCTCGCCTTCGAGGCGCGCGCGCCGAGTTTTGATCAGGCCTGGCTCGGTGCACTCGCCTACACCTTTCAGCTCTATTTCGACTTCTCCGGCTATTCCGACATGGCGATCGGGATATCGCTGATGTTCGGCATCTTCTTACCCGTAAATTTCAACTCGCCCTACAAGGCGAGCAGCATCGTGGAGTTCTGGCGGCGCTGGCACATGACGCTGTCGCACTTCCTGCGCGACTATCTCTACATTCCGCTCGGAGGTAACCGTCGCGGCCGCGTGCTCCGTTATGTCAATTTGATGCTGACGATGCTGCTTGGCGGGCTCTGGCACGGCGCGGCCTGGACATTCGTCGTCTGGGGCGCACTGCATGGCGCCTATCTCTGCATCAATCACGCCTTCAACGCGCTGGTGCCGAATGTTCCGAAGTTGCTCGCGCGCCCAACGCGCGTCGCCGGGGCCGTGCTGACATTCCTCGCCGTCGTTGTCGCCTGGGTATTCTTCCGTGCCGAACGGGTCGATTGGGCGCTGCGGATTCTGAATGCCATGGCCGATCCCTCCAACATCGTGTTCGGGCGCGAGGAGATTGCGGCGTCGGTGATGGTCGCAATTTATGCCGCGCTGGTGTGGCTGGCACCGAACACGCAAGGTATCATGGGGTACGACCACGCCAATCGCCGGGTCGGCGAAGGCCTGATGGCCGGACGGATGCGGCCGCTGGTCCTCTATGGTGCGTCGCTGGTGCTTGCGTTCGGGATTTTGGGCATCCAGAGCCACAGCGAATTCATCTATTTCCGGTTCTGA
- a CDS encoding beta-propeller fold lactonase family protein, giving the protein MLRPTRRNRSGVPRAAIATTLAFLTLISGVRAGMAETFAYVGNADSNDISVFKMAESGEMTPVQTAAFTGVEKPGSSTPLAITPDHRVLIAGVRSQPFLAVSFAIDPKTGQLSHIGNGPLADSMANIAIDRGGKFLFSASYGGNKVALNPLLANGVVGEPKQVIPTGLNAHAFLPSPDNRFAFATNLGSDQILAFAFDAMTGTLTPSDPPAHKVPEKSGPRHFVFHPNSKFVYLLHELNGDVAAFAYEAKGGAWDEIQRTSALPEGFTGKPWAADIHITPDGRFLYASERTTSTLTAYKVDATSGKLTTIGSVPTEKQPRSFHIDPGGRYLAAVGELSDSMTVYAIDQSSGALAKLKSYATGKKPNWVEFLSLP; this is encoded by the coding sequence ATGTTGAGACCGACCCGACGTAACAGATCCGGCGTACCCCGCGCCGCGATCGCCACCACGCTTGCTTTCCTCACTCTCATTTCTGGAGTCCGCGCCGGCATGGCCGAGACCTTCGCCTATGTCGGCAACGCCGACAGCAACGACATCAGCGTGTTCAAGATGGCCGAGAGCGGCGAGATGACGCCCGTGCAGACGGCCGCCTTCACCGGCGTCGAAAAGCCCGGCTCCTCGACGCCGCTCGCGATCACGCCCGATCATCGCGTGCTGATCGCCGGGGTCCGCTCGCAGCCGTTTCTCGCGGTGAGCTTTGCGATCGATCCCAAGACCGGCCAGCTCAGCCATATCGGCAACGGCCCGCTCGCCGACAGCATGGCCAACATCGCCATCGACCGCGGCGGCAAATTCCTGTTCAGCGCCTCCTATGGCGGCAACAAGGTCGCGCTGAATCCGCTGCTCGCCAACGGCGTCGTGGGCGAGCCGAAGCAGGTGATCCCGACCGGGCTGAACGCGCACGCCTTCCTGCCCTCGCCCGACAACCGCTTCGCGTTCGCGACCAATCTCGGCTCCGACCAGATCCTGGCCTTCGCGTTCGACGCCATGACCGGCACGCTCACGCCGAGCGATCCGCCGGCTCACAAAGTGCCGGAGAAATCGGGGCCGCGGCATTTCGTATTCCACCCCAACAGCAAGTTCGTCTATCTCCTGCACGAACTGAACGGCGACGTCGCGGCGTTCGCCTATGAGGCCAAGGGCGGCGCATGGGACGAGATCCAGCGTACCAGCGCGCTGCCGGAAGGATTTACCGGGAAGCCCTGGGCCGCCGACATTCACATCACTCCCGACGGCCGTTTCCTCTACGCCTCCGAGCGCACCACCAGCACGCTCACCGCCTACAAGGTCGATGCAACCAGCGGCAAGCTGACCACGATCGGCAGCGTGCCGACCGAGAAGCAGCCACGCAGCTTCCACATCGATCCCGGCGGGCGCTACCTCGCCGCGGTCGGCGAGCTCTCCGACAGCATGACGGTCTATGCCATCGACCAGAGCAGCGGCGCGCTCGCCAAGCTGAAGTCCTACGCCACCGGCAAGAAGCCGAACTGGGTGGAGTTCTTGAGCCTGCCGTGA
- a CDS encoding alanine--glyoxylate aminotransferase family protein, giving the protein MTVRAGREFLAIPGPTNMPDEVLRAMHRPAIDIYSKQMTDLTESLLSDISKLFATKGKSYIYIANGHGAWEAALSNVLSRGDKVLVLESGRFAIGWGNAASLMGAEVEVLKGDWRRAVRPHEVEERLRRDKEHTIKAVVVVQVDTASGVQNDIEAIGKAIKASGHPALYMVDTVASLGCMPFEMDKWGIDVAMSGSQKGLMTPPGLGFVAANARALEVQKTANMSTPYWSWSEREGSEHYRKYAGTAPVHLLFALRQAIDLLHEEGLENAFRRHSLLGEAARRAVGAWSEGQVLGFNIAEASERSNTVTTVTMSNGHDPAILQRYCKEKCGVVLGTGIGDLSGQAFRIAHMGHVNAPMLLGTLGVIEVGLNALKIPHGKGGLEAAVAYLGEEVAV; this is encoded by the coding sequence ATGACCGTTCGCGCGGGCCGGGAATTTCTGGCCATTCCCGGGCCCACCAATATGCCCGACGAGGTGCTGCGGGCGATGCATCGTCCGGCGATCGACATCTACTCCAAGCAGATGACCGATCTGACCGAGAGCCTGCTCAGCGACATCTCGAAACTGTTTGCCACCAAGGGCAAGTCCTACATCTACATCGCCAACGGACACGGCGCCTGGGAAGCGGCGCTGAGCAACGTGCTGTCGCGCGGCGACAAGGTGCTGGTGCTCGAAAGTGGGCGGTTCGCGATCGGCTGGGGCAATGCCGCGTCCCTGATGGGGGCCGAGGTCGAGGTGCTCAAGGGCGACTGGCGCCGCGCGGTACGGCCGCACGAGGTCGAGGAGCGCCTGCGCCGCGACAAGGAGCATACGATCAAGGCCGTTGTCGTCGTCCAGGTCGACACGGCCTCAGGCGTGCAGAACGACATCGAGGCGATCGGCAAGGCGATCAAGGCGAGCGGCCATCCGGCGCTGTACATGGTCGACACCGTCGCCTCGCTCGGCTGCATGCCGTTCGAGATGGACAAATGGGGCATCGACGTCGCGATGTCGGGCTCGCAAAAGGGCCTGATGACGCCGCCCGGCCTCGGCTTTGTCGCGGCCAACGCGCGCGCGCTCGAGGTCCAGAAGACCGCCAACATGAGCACGCCCTATTGGAGCTGGAGCGAGCGCGAAGGCAGCGAGCATTATCGCAAATATGCCGGCACCGCGCCGGTGCATCTGCTGTTCGCGCTGCGCCAGGCGATCGACCTGCTGCACGAGGAGGGGCTGGAGAACGCCTTCCGCCGCCACAGCCTGCTCGGCGAAGCCGCGCGCCGCGCCGTCGGCGCGTGGTCGGAAGGCCAGGTGCTCGGCTTCAACATCGCGGAAGCCAGCGAACGTTCCAACACCGTGACCACGGTGACCATGAGCAACGGCCACGATCCGGCAATCCTGCAACGCTATTGCAAGGAGAAGTGCGGCGTGGTGCTCGGCACCGGCATCGGTGATCTCTCGGGACAAGCCTTCCGCATCGCCCATATGGGCCACGTCAACGCCCCGATGCTGCTCGGCACGCTGGGGGTGATCGAGGTCGGGCTGAACGCGCTGAAGATCCCGCACGGCAAGGGCGGGCTTGAGGCAGCGGTCGCGTATCTCGGCGAAGAGGTGGCGGTGTAG
- a CDS encoding caspase family protein produces MNVTQLDISRRTIAVAAALIGTVSLVIGAHAALNMRALDAAKAISTDQVTGSIGQASRLALVIGNGHYPDANAPLTQSINDARALSSSLRKNGFDVDMVEDATKDDMVRAVNRLKSRIKRDTVVMLFFGGYGVQAGRESYMLPVDAAIWKENDVRRQGVSIEGVLDMMKEQGAKAKLVVVDASRRNPYERRFRSYSHGLAPISATDNALILSSASPGKVVDDGKGEHSVLVSEFLNNLNAQGSAESVFNKTRLAISRASEGDQVPSVSSSLLEDVHFGEAGG; encoded by the coding sequence ATGAATGTAACGCAGCTCGACATTTCCCGACGCACGATCGCGGTGGCCGCAGCCCTCATCGGCACGGTGTCGCTCGTGATCGGCGCCCATGCTGCCCTCAACATGCGGGCGCTCGATGCCGCCAAGGCCATTTCGACCGACCAGGTCACCGGCTCGATCGGCCAGGCCTCGCGTCTCGCCCTCGTCATCGGCAATGGGCACTACCCCGACGCCAACGCGCCGCTGACCCAGTCGATCAACGACGCCCGTGCGCTGTCCTCGTCGCTGCGCAAGAACGGTTTTGACGTCGACATGGTGGAAGACGCGACCAAGGACGACATGGTCCGCGCCGTCAATCGCCTGAAGTCCCGGATCAAGCGCGACACCGTCGTCATGCTGTTCTTCGGCGGCTACGGCGTGCAGGCCGGCCGCGAGAGCTACATGCTGCCGGTCGATGCCGCGATCTGGAAGGAAAACGATGTCCGCCGTCAGGGCGTCTCCATCGAGGGCGTGCTCGACATGATGAAGGAGCAGGGCGCCAAGGCCAAGCTCGTCGTGGTCGACGCCTCCCGCCGCAATCCCTATGAGCGCCGCTTCCGCTCCTACAGCCACGGCCTCGCGCCGATCAGCGCGACCGACAATGCGCTGATCCTCTCCTCGGCTTCGCCGGGCAAGGTCGTCGACGACGGCAAGGGCGAGCACAGCGTACTGGTCAGCGAGTTCCTCAACAACCTCAATGCGCAGGGCAGCGCCGAGAGCGTCTTCAACAAGACCCGCCTTGCCATCTCCCGCGCCAGCGAAGGCGACCAGGTCCCGTCCGTCTCCTCCTCGCTGCTCGAGGACGTCCATTTCGGCGAAGCCGGCGGCTAG